The Diospyros lotus cultivar Yz01 chromosome 15, ASM1463336v1, whole genome shotgun sequence genome has a window encoding:
- the LOC127791461 gene encoding probable glutathione S-transferase, giving the protein MADELVLLNVWPSPFGMRVRIALAEKGIHGYVTKEQDLFNKGALLLEMNPVHKLVPVLIHNGRPVCESLLIVQYIDEVWRNGYPLLHSDPSRSAKARFWADYIDKKLYGPGRQVWLATGEAQAAAKEELIGCFKVLEAELGEKPYFGGDSFGFVDVALIPFYSWFSVYEHFGNFSMVAECPKLVSWAHRCTNERDSVSKCLPDQHKFFDFILELREKLMPSQ; this is encoded by the exons ATGGCGGACGAGCTGGTTCTCTTGAACGTCTGGCCGAGCCCCTTCGGGATGAGGGTGAGAATCGCCTTGGCCGAGAAGGGGATTCATGGGTACGTGACCAAGGAGCAGGACCTCTTCAACAAGGGCGCCCTTCTCCTCGAGATGAATCCCGTTCACAAGCTGGTGCCCGTGCTGATTCACAACGGCCGGCCGGTCTGCGAGTCGCTCCTCATTGTTCAGTACATTGATGAAGTCTGGAGGAATGGGTATCCTTTGCTGCATTCCGATCCTAGCCGGAGCGCCAAAGCCAGGTTTTGGGCCGATTACATTGACAAGAAG TTGTATGGTCCGGGGAGGCAGGTATGGCTAGCCACAGGGGAAGCCCAAGCAGCAGCGAAGGAGGAGCTAATTGGGTGCTTCAAGGTTCTTGAAGCAGAGCTGGGGGAGAAGCCTTATTTTGGGGGCGACAGCTTTGGCTTTGTGGACGTGGCACTGATCCCATTCTACAGCTGGTTCAGTGTGTATGAGCATTTTGGCAACTTCAGCATGGTGGCTGAGTGCCCAAAACTTGTGTCTTGGGCTCACAGGTGCACCAATGAAAGGGACAGTGTTTCCAAGTGTCTTCCTGATCAGCACAAGTTCTTTGACTTCATTTTGGAGCTCAGAGAGAAGCTCATGCCCAGCCAGTAG
- the LOC127792678 gene encoding probable glutathione S-transferase parC isoform X1 → MNEKDELILLNSWASPFGARVRIAMAEKGINQYELREEDLFSMSPLLLKMNPVHRKVPVLIHNGKPICESMNIVQYIDEVAVFNGKPALLPPDPYSRSKARFWADFIDQKVYGTMRKITRNRGEEQVRAKEELIETLKVLERELGEKPYFGGEFGFVDIALVPFYSRFYAVETLGNFRIEAECPKLVAWARRCLLKETVSNSLPDPLKVYEWVLYVNDKFGIKQN, encoded by the exons ATGAATGAGAAAGACGAACTGATTCTTCTAAATTCGTGGGCAAGCCCTTTTGGGGCAAGGGTCAGGATTGCCATGGCAGAGAAGGGCATCAACCAGTACGAGCTCAGGGAAGAAGATTTGTTCAGCATGAGCCCTCTGTTGTTGAAGATGAACCCAGTTCACAGGAAGGTCCCTGTTCTGATTCATAATGGAAAGCCCATTTGTGAATCCATGAATATAGTTCAGTACATCGATGAAGTAGCAGTCTTCAATGGAAAGCCTGCCTTGTTGCCCCCGGATCCTTACAGCAGATCCAAAGCCAGATTTTGGGCTGATTTCATTGACCAGAAG gTTTATGGCACAATGAGGAAGATAACAAGGAACAGAGGGGAAGAACAGGTGAGAGCCAAGGAAGAGCTGATAGAGACACTCAAGGTGCTGGAAAGAGAGCTTGGGGAGAAGCCATATTTTGGAGGGGAATTTGGGTTTGTGGATATTGCACTTGTGCCCTTTTACAGCAGGTTTTATGCAGTTGAGACCCTGGGGAATTTCAGGATAGAAGCAGAGTGCCCAAAGCTGGTGGCATGGGCTAGGAGGTGCTTGCTGAAGGAGACTGTGTCCAACTCCCTTCCAGACCCTCTCAAAGTCTATGAGTGGGTTTTATATGTCAATGACAAGTTCGGCATTAAACAAAATTGA
- the LOC127792418 gene encoding probable glutathione S-transferase has translation MAEELILLNIWASPFGMRVRIALAEKGVDGYETREENLQNMSPLLLQMNPVHKKIPVLIHNGRPVCESLIIVQYIDEVWKRGSPLLPSDPYRRAHARFWADYVDKKLYSLGKLIWLTTGEAAAKEELIGCFKLLEGELGDKTYFGGDSFGFVDVSLISFYRWFNVFEHFGNFSMVVECPKLVAWAHRCAERESVSKCLPNEQEFFDFVVELRKKAMTK, from the exons ATGGCGGAAGAACTCATCCTCCTGAACATCTGGGCGAGCCCTTTCGGAATGAGGGTGAGAATCGCCCTGGCGGAGAAGGGGGTAGATGGGTACGAGACCAGGGAAGAGAATCTCCAGAACATGAGCCCTCTCCTCCTGCAGATGAACCCCGTTCACAAAAAGATTCCCGTGTTGATTCACAACGGCCGGCCGGTGTGCGAATCCCTCATCATCGTTCAGTATATCGATGAAGTCTGGAAACGTGGGTCTCCTCTGCTGCCGTCCGATCCTTACCGGCGCGCCCATGCCAGGTTCTGGGCCGACTACGTTGACAAGAAG TTATATAGTTTAGGGAAGCTTATATGGCTAACCACAGGGGAAGCAGCAGCAAAGGAGGAGCTGATTGGTTGCTTCAAGCTGCTGGAAGGAGAGCTGGGGGACAAGACTTATTTTGGGGGCGACAGCTTTGGCTTTGTGGATGTGTCACTGATCTCATTCTACAGATGGTTCAATGTGTTTGAACATTTTGGCAACTTCAGCATGGTGGTTGAGTGCCCAAAACTTGTTGCTTGGGCTCACAGGTGCGCTGAACGGGAAAGTGTTTCCAAGTGTCTTCCTAATGAGCAAGAGTTTTTTGACTTCGTTGTGGAGCTCAGAAAGAAGGCCATGACCAAGTAG